The following coding sequences lie in one Musa acuminata AAA Group cultivar baxijiao chromosome BXJ3-1, Cavendish_Baxijiao_AAA, whole genome shotgun sequence genomic window:
- the LOC103983028 gene encoding putative serine/threonine-protein kinase has product MRCSCFGALFSRKQHLIDSEKNLEGFSSENNLSLFSYIELKSATDNFHPSNKIGRGGFGTVYKGILRNGIIVAVKVLSADSRQGVREFLTEIDVITNIKHSNLVELIGCCVEGSNRILVYEYLENGSLDRALLGSNSDAGRLNWYIRSAICMSIARGLMYLHEELQPPVVHRDIKASNILLDRNFLPKIGDFGVAKLFPDDITHISTRVAGTTGYLAPEYALKGQLTKKADIYSFGVLVLEIISGRSNSKSWSEMGIPLLEWTWTLLEEERLTELVDAALKDYPEDQVIRYIKVALFCTQAAAGRRPSMSQVVEMLSRPVLINNQEITRPGYMEDSGKTSRGTRATNSTFSRSKDSTSGDTTTPFSLTHDTVTEMSPR; this is encoded by the exons ATGCGGTGTTCCTGTTTTGGTGCTTTATTCTCTCGGAAACAACATCTTATCGATTCTGAAAAGAACCTAGAGG GGTTTTCATCAGAAAACAATCTAAGTCTTTTTTCTTACATCGAGCTAAAGTCAGCAACAGATAATTTTCATCCAAGCAACAAGATAGGTCGGGGTGGTTTTGGAACAGTGTACAAG GGAATTCTCAGGAATGGAATAATTGTTGCAGTCAAGGTACTTTCTGCAGACTCACGGCAAGGGGTTAGGGAATTTTTGACTGAGATTGATGTTATAACAAACATCAAACATTCAAACCTTGTTGAGCTGATTGGTTGCTGTGTCGAAGGCAGTAATCGCATTTTGGTTTATGAGTACTTGGAAAACGGTAGTCTTGATCGTGCATTACTAG GTTCAAACAGTGATGCAGGTAGGCTGAACTGGTACATCAGATCTGCAATTTGTATGAGCATAGCCAGGGGTCTCATGTATCTTCACGAGGAGCTTCAACCACCAGTTGTGCACAGAGACATAAAAGCTAGCAATATTCTCCTTGACAGGAATTTTCTCCCTAAAATTGGAGACTTTGGTGTGGCTAAGCTTTTTCCTGATGATATTACTCACATCAGCACACGTGTAGCTGGAACAAC GGGTTATTTGGCACCTGAGTACGCTTTGAAAGGCCAGCTAACTAAGAAAGCAGACATATATAGTTTCGGAGTCCTTGTTCTTGAAATAATCAGTGGCAGAAGTAATTCCAAATCATGGTCAGAAATGGGGATACCACTCTTGGAATGG ACATGGACGCTTCTTGAGGAAGAAAGGCTAACTGAGCTGGTAGATGCAGCTCTGAAGGATTATCCAGAAGACCAAGTGATAAGATACATTAAAGTGGCCCTTTTCTGCACACAAGCAGCAGCAGGCCGGAGGCCATCCATGTCCCAAGTAGTGGAGATGCTGTCCCGGCCGGTGCTAATTAATAACCAGGAAATTACACGGCCTGGCTACATGGAAGACTCCGGGAAAACTAGCAGAGGTACGAGAGCAACGAATTCCACTTTCTCCCGGTCAAAGGATTCAACAAGCGGCGACACGACCACCCCATTCTCCCTGACTCATGATACCGTCACGGAAATGTCTCCAAGATGA
- the LOC103983018 gene encoding clathrin light chain 2: MSSSFDDVFDLDDEEVAVRASVGPFDDDDGYVGYDPRLPSQRFDAVSSSFSPAAAPDDVDAEDPVADDPSGGYGGFHDVPVLHVSGDGGSSPPLPEGYGFLADPHPSDFSSVPEPNGMAYGEVDHDGAFTSDGPILPPPSEMQLEEGFILREWRRQNAILLEEKERKEKEHRNQITAEAEEYKLAFNEKRKLNRETNKIQNREREKLFVADQEKFYANADQNYWKAISELIPREIPSIKKRGKKEEKKPSIVVVQGPKPGKPTDLSRMRQILAKLKHNTPTHLKPPPPPAPAKDGAAATGTKQEAATTETTTNSKPST, encoded by the exons ATGTCGTCTTCTTTCGACGATGTCTTCGACCTCGACGACGAAGAGGTGGCGGTCAGGGCTTCCGTCGGCCccttcgacgacgacgacggctaCGTCGGCTACGACCCCCGCCTCCCCTCCCAGCGCTTTGACGccgtctcctcctccttctcgccCGCCGCCGCTCCCGACGACGTCGACGCCGAGGACCCGGTCGCCGACGACCCATCAGGTGGATACGGGGGGTTCCACGATGTACCCGTCCTCCACGTCTCTGGCGACGGCGGCAGCTCCCCCCCGTTGCCCGAGGGTTACGGGTTCCTCGCGGACCCGCACCCTTCCGACTTCTCCTCGGTGCCCGAACCTAACGGGATGGCCTACGGGGAGGTGGATCATGACGGGGCGTTCACTTCGGACGGGCCGATTCTGCCGCCACCGAGCGAGATGCAGCTGGAGGAAGGATTTATTCTGCGGGAATGGCGCCG TCAAAACGCTATCCTTCTTGAggagaaagaaaggaaggaaaaggagcaTCGGAATCAAATTACAGCGGAAGCTGAGGAATACAAGCTAGCATTCAACGAGAAAAGGAAATTGAACCGTGAGACAAACAAGATCCAAAATAGAGAAAGGGAGAAG CTATTCGTGGCGGATCAGGAGAAGTTCTATGCCAACGCAGACCAGAATTACTGGAAAGCAATCTCAGAGCTGATACCACGTGAGATACCGAGCATTAAGAAGaggggaaagaaagaagagaagaagccaTCAATCGTGGTTGTACAAGGACCAAAGCCTGGCAAGCCGACTGACCTCTCAAGAATGCGTCAGATATTGGCAAAGCTTAAGCATAATACACCGACACATCTGAAGCCCCCTCCACCACCTGCCCCAGCTAAAGATGGAGCTGCTGCCACCGGGACCAAACAGGAAGCAGCCACTACAGAAACCACAACAAACAGCAAGCCCTCAACTTAA
- the LOC135629462 gene encoding probable polyol transporter 4 codes for MMASGDDAAFGNESGTGNGSSILPGIGSKGKYERIEAELANDRPTRGSESKRYVFVCAVFASLNSVLLGYDVGVMSGCILFIQKDLHITEVQQEVLVGCLSIISLVGSLAAGRTSDAIGRKWTICLAAIIFQTGAAIMAFAPSFRVLIIGRLLAGVGIGCGVMVAPVYIAEISPTVSRGSFTSFPEIFINLGILLGYISNYAFSGLSEHISWRIMLGIGIVPSVFIGFALFVIPESPRWLVMQKKVEEARSVLMRISESEEEVECKLAEIEEAAGGVKGEKCEEKAVWLEFLRPSPALRRMLITGFGIQCFQQISGIDATVYYSPTIFRDAGISSDSKLLAATVAVGFTKTTFILVAILLIDRVGRKPLLYVSTVGMTVSLFCLGLALSLLGHELVSPRVGILVAILAVCGNVAFFSVGLGPICWVMSSEIFPLRLRAQAAALGTVGNRVSSGVVAMSFLSMCRALSVAGTFFIFSAISAISVVFMYMYVPETKGKSLEQIELLFDSGREWQRIEVELGDMEVLVQKE; via the exons ATGATGGCGTCGGGCGATGACGCGGCGTTCGGCAACGAATCCGGGACCGGGAACGGGAGCTCCATCCTGCCTGGAATCGGAAGCAAAGGGAAGTACGAAAGGATCGAGGCCGAACTCGCCAACGATCGGCCGACACGGGGAAGCGAAAGCAAGAGATATGTCTTCGTCTGTGCTGTTTTTGCTTCTCTGAATTCTGTACTTCTCGGTTACG ATGTGGGTGTTATGAGTGGATGCATTCTTTTCATCCAAAAGGATTTGCACATAACAGAAGTTCAGCAAGAAGTTCTAGTTGGGTGTTTGAGCATTATTTCCCTTGTAGGTAGTTTAGCAGCTGGAAGAACCTCGGATGCTATTGGCCGGAAATGGACCATTTGTTTAGCTGCAATTATTTTTCAAACTGGTGCTGCTATAATGGCTTTTGCGCCATCTTTCCGAGTGCTGATCATAGGCAGGCTTCTGGCTGGAGTCGGAATAGGATGTGGGGTCATGGTTGCACCGGTTTATATTGCAGAGATATCTCCTACTGTCTCTCGAGGATCATTCACCTCTTTCCCTGAGATTTTTATAAATCTTGGAATCCTTCTTGGTTACATTTCAAACTATGCCTTCTCTGGTCTTTCAGAACATATAAGCTGGAGGATAATGCTTGGTATCGGAATTGTCCCATCCGTTTTCATTGGATTCGCATTGTTTGTAATCCCCGAATCTCCTAGATGGTTGGTCATGCAAAAAAAGGTAGAAGAAGCAAGATCAGTGCTAATGAGGATCAGCGAGAGCGAGGAAGAAGTTGAGTGCAAATTAGCTGAAATAGAGGAAGCTGCTGGTGGTGTGAAGGGAGAGAAGTGTGAGGAAAAAGCTGTGTGGTTGGAGTTCCTGAGGCCCTCCCCTGCACTTCGTAGGATGCTGATCACCGGGTTTGGCATACAGTGCTTCCAGCAAATCAGTGGTATTGACGCAACTGTGTATTACAGCCCAACCATATTTAGGGATGCAGGAATCAGTTCTGACAGCAAACTTCTTGCTGCGACTGTTGCTGTTGGTTTTACTAAAACTACATTCATCTTGGTTGCGATCCTCCTAATTGACAGAGTTGGTAGAAAGCCTTTGCTATATGTTAGCACTGTTGGTATGACCGTTTCCCTGTTTTGTTTGGGTCTAGCTCTTTCATTGCTTGGACACGAACTGGTTTCGCCTAGAGTAGGAATTTTGGTCGCGATATTGGCTGTATGCGGAAATGTGGCATTCTTTTCAGTGGGATTAGGTCCCATTTGTTGGGTAATGAGCTCTGAAATCTTCCCTTTAAGGCTGCGTGCTCAGGCAGCTGCATTAGGAACTGTAGGGAATAGAGTGAGCAGTGGTGTGGTTGCAATGTCCTTCCTGTCGATGTGTCGTGCCCTTTCTGTGGCTGGAACCTTCTTCATTTTTTCGGCAATTTCAGCAATCTCGGTGGtttttatgtatatgtatgttcCTGAAACCAAAGGCAAATCTCTAGAGCAGATCGAGTTGTTATTTGATAGCGGAAGGGAATGGCAAAGAATTGAGGTGGAACTTGGTGACATGGAAGTTCTGGTGCAAAAGGAATGA
- the LOC135628857 gene encoding dof zinc finger protein DOF1.4-like isoform X1: MLSASIRCQQLLPLVPNRSSCRFHRSHGRELEVLTDLVGGRAQQRERQTRNAAVAALRCPRCESTNTKFCYYNNYSKLQPRHYCRACRRHWTEGGALRNVPVGGSRKNKRPRGAQTTPADASDGHGNGRSIDDGSSSVFSDASNLPIIRQPTPPEHFGAGSEEPLVLSSYHESPHPFSSLPFYDCTGQDSFTVDDRLFAMETSMLHLPASNLSHWDDIIDLVNLELKPPAPDRVDHTLTY; encoded by the exons ATGCTCTCAGCTTCTATTCGCTGCCAGCAACTGCTTCCTCTCGTCCCAAATCGCTCGTCCTGCCGTTTCCACCGTAGCCATGGGAGAGAGCTTGAAGTGCTCACAG ATCTGGTCGGTGGAAGAGCACAGCAGCGGGAGAGGCAGACGCGGAATGCGGCGGTGGCGGCGCTGAGATGCCCGCGGTGCGAGtccaccaacaccaagttctgctactacaacaactacagcaAGTTGCAGCCGCGGCACTACTGCCGGGCCTGTCGCAGGCACTGGACCGAGGGCGGCGCGCTCCGCAACGTGCCTGTGGGTGGCAGCCGCAAGAACAAGCGCCCCCGGGGCGCTCAAACCACACCCGCTGATGCATCAGATGGTCATGGAAACGGAAGAAGCATCGACGACGgcagcagcagcgttttctctgacGCTTCCAATCTGCCGATCATCCGTCAGCCAACACCGCCGGAGCATTTTGGCGCCGGATCTGAAGAACCGCTCGTCTTGAGCTCTTATCATGAAAGCCCTCATCCTTTCTCTTCATTACCGTTCTATGATTGCACAGGGCAAGACTCCTTCACTGTCGATGATCGTCTCTTTGCAATGGAGACCTCGATGCTGCACCTGCCGGCGAGCAACTTGAGTCACTGGGACGACATCATCGACCTCGTCAACCTCGAACTCAAGCCGCCGGCGCCCGACCGAGTGGATCACACTCTGACTTACTGA
- the LOC135628857 gene encoding dof zinc finger protein DOF1.4-like isoform X2, producing the protein MGESLKCSQDADLVGGRAQQRERQTRNAAVAALRCPRCESTNTKFCYYNNYSKLQPRHYCRACRRHWTEGGALRNVPVGGSRKNKRPRGAQTTPADASDGHGNGRSIDDGSSSVFSDASNLPIIRQPTPPEHFGAGSEEPLVLSSYHESPHPFSSLPFYDCTGQDSFTVDDRLFAMETSMLHLPASNLSHWDDIIDLVNLELKPPAPDRVDHTLTY; encoded by the exons ATGGGAGAGAGCTTGAAGTGCTCACAG GACGCAGATCTGGTCGGTGGAAGAGCACAGCAGCGGGAGAGGCAGACGCGGAATGCGGCGGTGGCGGCGCTGAGATGCCCGCGGTGCGAGtccaccaacaccaagttctgctactacaacaactacagcaAGTTGCAGCCGCGGCACTACTGCCGGGCCTGTCGCAGGCACTGGACCGAGGGCGGCGCGCTCCGCAACGTGCCTGTGGGTGGCAGCCGCAAGAACAAGCGCCCCCGGGGCGCTCAAACCACACCCGCTGATGCATCAGATGGTCATGGAAACGGAAGAAGCATCGACGACGgcagcagcagcgttttctctgacGCTTCCAATCTGCCGATCATCCGTCAGCCAACACCGCCGGAGCATTTTGGCGCCGGATCTGAAGAACCGCTCGTCTTGAGCTCTTATCATGAAAGCCCTCATCCTTTCTCTTCATTACCGTTCTATGATTGCACAGGGCAAGACTCCTTCACTGTCGATGATCGTCTCTTTGCAATGGAGACCTCGATGCTGCACCTGCCGGCGAGCAACTTGAGTCACTGGGACGACATCATCGACCTCGTCAACCTCGAACTCAAGCCGCCGGCGCCCGACCGAGTGGATCACACTCTGACTTACTGA